The Vicia villosa cultivar HV-30 ecotype Madison, WI linkage group LG1, Vvil1.0, whole genome shotgun sequence genome includes a region encoding these proteins:
- the LOC131636658 gene encoding cytochrome P450 736A117-like has protein sequence MLIIISSTFLFLFLLIKLYSYSSETKNSPPRLPLIGNLHQIGSFPHRNFYALAKKYGPFMQMYFGKVPILVISSAEAARDITKTHDHVFANRPPKINYDILLYNFRDVSSAPYGEYWRQLRSICMLHLLSAKRVKSLRAVREEELVLMMDKIRDYSSKSLPVNLSELIASKTNDVVCRATLGNKYSGESGTGFAKLMMDFTELLGTFMVGDYVPSLDWMTHLSGYYSRAKKVAKQFDDLLEGVVEERFNNPKGDDEEQTDLVDVLLWIQRIESLGFPIDRTTIKALLLDMFVAGTDTISTLLEWEMSELLKNPHMMKRLKEEARTVANGRTYITEDDLSNMKYLKAVAKEALRMYPPIPLLVPRECRQDVKVNGYNIKAGTRVFINAWGIARDPRYWDQPDEFRPERFLDTSVDVKGIDYQLIPFGSGRRGCPGLVYAMAANDLVLANLVHQFNWELPGGAGAKVDMSEAFGFTVHRKFPLMAYAAVSNQN, from the exons ATGCTAATCATAATCTCTTccacttttctctttctttttcttctaatCAAATTATATTCCTATTCTTCAGAAACCAAAAACTCACCTCCAAGATTACCTTTAATAGGAAATCTTCATCAAATTGGTTCCTTCCCTCACCGTAATTTTTATGCTCTTGCCAAAAAGTATGGTCCTTTCATGCAAATGTATTTTGGTAAAGTTCCTATTCTTGTCATCTCATCCGCTGAAGCTGCACGTGACATAACCAAAACTCATGATCATGTCTTTGCTAACAGACCCCCCAAGATTAACTACGACATACTTTTGTATAACTTCAGAGATGTTTCATCTGCTCCATATGGAGAGTATTGGAGACAGTTGAGAAGCATTTGTATGTTACATCTTCTTAGTGCTAAGAGGGTTAAATCTCTTCGCGCTGTGAGAGAGGAAGAACTTGTTTTAATGATGGACAAAATAAGAGACTACTCTTCGAAATCATTACCGGTGAATTTAAGCGAATTGATCGCGTCCAAAACTAATGATGTGGTTTGCAGGGCTACATTGGGAAATAAGTATAGTGGGGAAAGTGGGACAGGATTTGCTAAGTTGATGATGGATTTTACTGAGTTGCTTGGTACTTTTATGGTTGGGGACTATGTTCCTAGCCTTGATTGGATGACACATCTTTCTGGATATTACTCAAGAGCAAAGAAGGTTGCCAAACAATTTGACGATCTTTTGGAGGGTGTAGTCGAGGAACGTTTCAATAATCCCAAAGGTGATGATGAAGAACAGACTGATTTGGTTGATGTTTTGCTTTGGATCCAAAGGATAGAATCACTCGGCTTTCCCATCGATAGAACAACCATAAAGGCTTTGTTACTG GATATGTTTGTTGCGGGTACAGACACCATATCAACTTTGTTAGAATGGGAAATGTCGGAACTCTTGAAGAATCCACACATGATGAAGAGATTAAAAGAAGAAGCAAGGACAGTGGCGAATGGAAGAACATACATAACTGAAGACGATTTAAgtaacatgaaatacttaaaggCGGTCGCTAAAGAAGCACTACGGATGTATCCTCCGATTCCACTACTAGTCCCTCGAGAATGTAGACAAGACGTGAAAGTAAATGGATACAACATTAAAGCAGGGACAAGAGTTTTTATCAATGCATGGGGAATTGCAAGAGATCCAAGATATTGGGATCAACCAGATGAGTTCAGGCCAGAGAGATTCTTGGATACATCGGTGGATGTGAAAGGAATAGATTACCAGTTGATTCCGTTTGGATCGGGGAGAAGAGGTTGTCCAGGACTAGTGTATGCTATGGCTGCAAATGATCTTGTGTTGGCGAACCTTGTGCATCAGTTTAACTGGGAGTTACCTGGTGGTGCTGGGGCCAAGGTGGATATGTCTGAAGCATTTGGTTTTACTGTCCACAGGAAGTTTCCTCTTATGGCATATGCAGCAGTTTCTAATCAGAACTGA